In Aspergillus nidulans FGSC A4 chromosome II, the genomic stretch GACTGCAATTTATCACCTTCGGGAACTGGAcgtcctcaatctctccacCATACATCTTAGTTGGGTATTGATTCGTTTTCAGAACAAGAATAATGAGCAATTATTAATTATAACACAACGGTCGACACTCAATATGCACAATGAGCAAGCGCCCTCTCGACGAGTCTCCAGCTCACAGTGGCTCTCCGCCATCAGAGCAGCTCACCCATAACAGCCTGCTACCTATCAACGACCTTCTCTCCCCAACGCCAGAACAGCAGTCTACGGGGTCCAAGAAACCTCGTAATTTTATCGCTACAGTAGTAAGTCTCCGTTTTCCATATATTATACCTCTCTGACCTAGTGCAGGCCTGTGAAACTTGTAGACTCAAAAAGACGAGATGCGACGAGTCGCGGCCCAAATGTGGCTTGTGCAAGTCTTTGGGTCAGGAATGTGTCTACAATGAGCGCAAGACCTCCAAGTATGCGCCTTTGACTTGTTCAAatgcctgctgctgactCCTACAGGCGTGACCATTCGCTCACGCTCATTATGAGCACTCTCCATCGACTGGAAACCAAGCTGGAGAATGTCCCTGTCAATGTGCGCAATGAGATTCAGGCTCTACAGACACAGATGTCTCGGCCTCCTGATGGCCAGACGGACATGAACACCCCTGGCCAGGCGACTGCGGCTCCTCGGCATGACAGACAAGTCTCTGCAGGGACACCGCGAACTCTCATCCCAGCGGGTGAGCCGGAAGTGTTTGAATTTGACGAGCGTCCAAATGCGGTTCTTGCAAATGGATTGGTTTCTATCTCGTTTAGCCAGCACGGGGTTGTTTTATGGCCCGGCGCGCGGAAGATCCTTCCGCAGCGATTTCTCGAGGCGCATGAGAAGCTCGGAAAGAACTATGTGATCGACACTGAGATGAACAGGCCGCCTCTGCCGATGTACATTTACCCATTTCCTTCACAAGCCGGCGATGACTGGCTGGAGACGCTACCGCTGGCAATGATCAAGGGATTGTCGACTGCATTTTTCGCGACCATCAACCCATTCACGCCGATCATGGACAAGAACTTCTATTTTGCCTTCACGCTTGGCGCAGCCATTGAAAGTGGGTTTGGTTATACCATGGAGAGCTGCTTGGTTCTCATTATCATGGCCTTGGGCTGTTTGGCAGTTCATGCCCACCACGAGGGTGATTATCCACTGCCTGGATCGAGAGGGAATCATTTCGAGCCTCCGGAGTGGTTGGGGGTCGTGCAAGAAGAACCGCCCGGGCTGCGTTTTTTCAACGAGGCGCGGCGGCGCATCGGGTTTTTGATGTGTGACAACGATATCCAGAGTTGTCAATTCTACCTATTATCATCGTACGTGCTTAGCATTGTTTCTCGGCCAGGGCTAACCGCGTCCAGAGTCTATTATCAGCAAATTCTCCGCCCTATGGATTCATGGGCTATGATCCACCGCGCTGCTACCGGCTGTCTCTCGATCTTAACAAAGTGAGTACTCTGCTGATGTCTTCTTCTTACGCTAACAGCCCAGCCACGACGTTAACTTCGACGAGTGGGAAGGTGATATGAAATCGCGCGTCTTCTGGAACTGCCTCATGAACGAAACGATCCTTGTACAGGAACTCCACCTCCCTCCTAGCGGTCTCTCCCGCTTCGAAGAAGTTGTACCAATACCCAAATTCATCGGTTTTGAAACCCTAGGCTTTGTCCCTGCGCGTTTCTCCCCAGCCGACGAGATCGACGATTCATTCTTCCAGTATCACTTCCTAGCACAGGTTGCCCACCGCATCATCCTTACTCGCATCCGACACTCCCTCTACTTCTACTCCGACTCCGGAACATTCCCTAAACCCGCCGTCAACGCCGAACTCCACCACCAACTCGAGCAATGGCGCCTAAACCTCCCATCTGGTCTGCAGTTCTCCGATATACCCCCAACAGCAACCGCGGCAACCGcagcaacaccagcattAAATACCACCTCACCACAAACAACTACCGCCTCGCCGAACCCAAATCCGATCTCTCCGCATCCCCTCTCCTCAACTACCAACACGACCACGACCACCCGCCCCCTCACCCCCGCTGTAGCCGTCGCTGAAGCCATGCTCCGGGGCCGCTACATGATTGCCAAGTTCCACATCGGCCGTCCATATTTATACAAGGCGCTCCGCATCCCGTCTCTCTTAACAGAAGACGACCTCGAACAGATCCGCCGAGGACTACAAAACGCCATGGATTGGCCGATTATTCATGGCATCTTCCGCGACATGAAGAGCTGCATACCTATAAAATTCGCCTTCTGCTCGCAGTTCTTCGGCCAAATACTCCTTTTCTACTGTATTGCGCAGTCCCCTGATCCTCGCGTTCGAGGTACATTACCCGCTGGCTGGGAGCGGTGGAACCAGGAGATGTTGCGGTTTCTGGAGGATTGCGCGTTGTATAGTCCTGCTGTGGCGAAGGACTTGGAACTGTTGCGGTTATTGTGAGATCCTTGAGTTTTCTTTCAAGTGTTTGGTGCTTGGCGCTTTGGAGTTCGGGTTTGTTTCATGCAAGGCTGGATGCTTGTGTGATCGGGAGCACTATACTGGGCCGCATGGGATTGGTTTGGCTTAAAACAGACAGTTATCATTCGTCGATAGGTCGTATACTGCAGCGAAGACGGAGCCATGCTTCTAGGCTATAGACCACATAATCAACCACCCCGTTTTACCTAGAGTTTGCCATGACGGGTAACCATGGCCAGTGACGTTACAAGACGCTGATGCGTTATATAATCTTTTCATTATTTTCATTATAGATACCGGAATATCATCTTCTCCCCCCTGGAGCCGCGCCACCGATTTGTTGACTCCAACAGCTCGGGACACCCCGCAACAACCCACGGCCAACGTCTCAAGAAGTTCTCCGAAGCTTCCCAATTCCGTGGATCGTGCGCCTCCCCCCAAACCAACAGCCCGCATGCCTCGTCCGTCACATTCCAGAATCCCATTATGTCCTCACAGAGTGGATGGTCGTCAAAATCGCCTGCCATGATCAAATTATCCCGTATGCGCGGGAACGGGAAAAAGTCAAGCCACGGGTGGTGCATTCTACTTGTTTGCAGTCTTGTAGGGCGCAGACTGACCGGTAGTTTCTCTACTGGGAGGTATCCCGGCATGGACGTAGAGAAGGGCGAGATGGCTTCGTCTTCCATCCATTCGGGGCCGGCGCTCATGCCGAGGGTTTGCATGTTTGTCATGAACGCGCGGAAGACATTGACTTTGCAGAGGGTTAGAAGGTGGTCGGAGGATGGGGAGCCCAGGACATAGCTTTCGACTGCTTTTTGGCTGAAGCGCTCAAGGAGCTTGTCGATTTCGTTGCCGAGGAAGCACATGCGCTTCTCCCAGGTGTAGACTAAGGGGTTGCTATTTGTATGTGATACGGTAGTCGAGGAGCTATAGGGAGCGGAATatgtggatgatggtgatgatgattctgaagaagatgatgatgtccGTGGGAGTAATGTGACCTCGCCCTTTGCGATCATCTCTTCGATTTGGTCTTGGATtgtggccttcttctgctgcgcgCGTCGTCGTTGGCCTGCAAGTCGACTTCCGTTAGGACTCGTCCGTACAGCAAAATCTCCAAGAACCGAGAAACTTGAAAGACTCACGGAAAGCACGCTGGTTGATGCGGTTCTGTCTCTTGCGCCGCTCCTTTGGATCGCCTAGGCCAGCCCAGTCGTCCTCAGGGTCGGCGAGGGCGTGTTTGCGATTTCCCGACCACTTGACAAGCGTCGAGTTGGACGATTCCTGCGGTGATTCCATGATGCGCTGTGATTTAActcgatgaagctgacaGTCAGCAATTCTTTGAACCTGAGAATCTCGAGCAATTGCAAAGGCAAAGACCGTCGACAAGAGGTGGTCTCGACGGTGGTCTCGATGTGGCCCCGGCTTTAAACCAGATGAGTGGGGCCGGAGTTAAGCACAGCGCCCCAAATGCTGACAGCCGCAGGTCTTGGCGTGACTCACTTTCATCATCTGTTATTTAAACGCTGCCTCCTCTTTGGTTTTGCGGAGTTGGTCAGATAAGTTTTAGAACTTACGATCGGCTTCCATCGTGTTTTTGATCTGGCGATTGGTTGTTGTGTGCTTAGAATGCTTAGAAATTCAGCACAGAGACTAGAGCGGAGAAGGTTGAAACAGCGTCATTGTCTGGAATAAAACCTGGAAAATAAACGAAACTGGGAACGTGCGACGATACGGCGCTCTTACAAGCCTTCCGTGTGGCTGGTGGTGTCACCGATTGAGAAGACAAGCCGGTTTGTTCTACCATGTTATCTCTACGTCGAGTACTTCGTACTATTGTATGAAGCCTACAAGGGCGCTTAACTCGATGATCTGTTGATATTTGCGCGAGAAATATGCCTTCTTGCCTGCATACATGCTATCGATCGTCGCTAAATTACCCGCCCAACGCCCGCCCATGGGCCCAACGCTTTCAAGCCACGGTTAAATCAGCCACAAGCGTACTCTGAAAGGCCACCCAACTCGAGGCGTTCGCTGCGTTTACTGCGTTTGCTGCGTTCGCTGAACAGGTCCAAGCCCCTGAGCTGCCACCGCTCTTGTCGTTGGGCGACATACCGGCTTCTGCCTGTTTGCTTTGATATGCCAATGTCGAGAGACGACGTGGGAGACGACGTGGGAGGCGAGATGGGCGGCGAGAATGGGCGGCGGGAAATGAggggctgaagctgaagtgCCACACTCGTGTCCAGTCCCGGTACGCACGCTGTTACGGACGGTAGATTGGTAACACGTCGTATATCACGTGGTCCATCGACCTGTCAACTCAACGGCGTCAAACTACTCTGAGGACATACAAGTGGTCCAGCTGCATATCTGTTTGTCTGGAGGAACGGAGCAGGACCCCTGCCTTACTCTTTGAGGCGGAGATCCCGCCTCACAAGATACCCCGGTTGCCTCTTGGATTGGTGTGTCTGGATGCACTGGCTGTCAGATACTCCCACGTTGAGAGCGGCTTGGGGTGTGCTTTCTGCTGGCGGCGCCTGCGCAATGCGGATTCCACCAGGCACTACCTCCCTACGGTGGATGCACCCTACTACAGCAGCTATTGTACCCATACGCAGTATAGTAAGGTAAGAGGCCCACTGCCACTGGCTAGCAAGTCATCACATCATATTAGCCCTTCTAGGAAGAAATCGAGAACAAACAATTAGAGAGTATCGAGAAAAAATGATCAAACCCTTCCACGTCTACTTAATCTCCTTCCGCACCTCCTCCAAATAATAGCTGGCAGGACCAGATCGCCACCCCTTGGGAAGGCAAGGGTAAACAGGCCTCAACAACCCAATTGCAGTCGCATATAACTGCCTCGTCATAAACGTGCTCTTCGCCCCATACCCGTCCCGAATGTGCTCTGGAAGCATCTCGATTGTAATAGCCCTCAGCACAGGCTTTGTAAGCCCTACTCCTCGCGGTAGATCccgcttctgcagctcggACGCGACATCATGTGCCGCCGCAGAGACTACGAGCTTCGAGAGCTCGGCGTCCCAGTACTTCCAGAACTCGGCGCGCGTTGACGGCCAGGATACTTGCGACAGGCTCTGGTCGCCGGCAGAGGCGGATGGAAGCACGGTAGGCGATAGATAGCGCAGGACGAGGGCGAATTCGTCATACGCCGCCTCGGCAGTGCGGTAGTCGAAGGCCCCGTAGATGCGCTGGTAGAAGTCTGCCGCTGTTGCGTAGATGGTCGCGACGAGCCAGAGTTGTGATGTGGGCGATGTGACCTTCAAGCTCGACTGCAGAGGAGGTTGTCCGAGCCCTAAGCGAGCCAGAAGTGCTTGTTTTTCGTCCTTGctgccgaggacgaggcaGGCGATGTAGCTTAGGGCTGCATGGAGGTACGATGTGAGGTCGTCAGTCAGATTGGAGCTTGCACTGCTGGCGGTGTTGAGGCCGGGATGCGCCGCTTGCAGGAGGACAGCTGGGCCGCAGGCAACGAAGATGACCCCTTCTTGTAGGATTTTAGGGAGCACTTGGAGGTTATCGAGGCCAGAGAGGCTGTTGTTGGAGTTGTATGTGGCGGTTTGTGGTTTCGTTGAGCTTGCACTCGAGGGAACCGGCGTGATTCTGTCGATGTCGCGTTTCTCCTCGAGGGACATTTTGCCCGTTGTAGATGTGACAAGGAGGTAGGACTCGTGAATAATAGTATTCAAGGTGGGTGAACGGTTGGTGTAGCCAAGTGTAGTCTACAAAATACTTTAGACACTGGGAATTGTTAGCGAATTCAGCTAGCTTCAGTCCATACTCAACGAACGCCACTGACAGAGCCGAACTATTTCAAACCACCAACGCACGACCTTCAGATCAACGGATCCAGTACCCCGAAGCGGTATGCTGCCCGAGTTCAACAAGCGGATCAAATGGACTTAATGGGAGGACGAGAGATCGTGAATGGCGAAATCTGGGGATTGTCTTGACTATCGCCTATCCCCCGCAGTCCTTCCTAACAAGGCGGCAAAACCGGGGTGATAATCGTGGTATGATGCCATGCTTTCTTTCAAGCATTTCGATAGCCGAGGAGAAAAGGGGCTCACCAACGGTCCTACTAGCAGTTTAGAAGAGCTGGCACTCCGCATGTGAACCGACCATGGCTGGCTACCGAGAGCGCCCATTGCGATCGTCCCGTCGATCTCTGAATAGCGCCATTTTCGGCTCCAAAGGGGGTCCATCGGGCTCCATCACACCCCCCGAGGTTTTCTGCCTCGCTGGAGTTGCCGCCCACTCGTTTCGCGGGCAAATCAATTGGGAAGTTCTTAGGTCGACGTCGTCTCCCCGCATCCGCGATCGTCGGGGCACGACTcacgaggaggacgacgaggaaggaaTTCTGGGGTTTATCTTCCTTCCAGGTTCTTCAACCTGGGGCCACGAGTCAAGCAAGCAGATAATCTCGTCATGTCGTCCGTCAGCTCTCCAGAAAAGCCTGCGAAGGTAGCCCCTAAGAATACACTGGGCTCCTTTAGGGGTCCTCTTGCTGGCAGCGATGTGGATATCGAGTGCATCGAGAAGATCCCAGGCGAGGTCTCGCTCGTTGAGCCCAAggtgaagcagaagagggcGCAGCGAGTGAAGCGGCATTTTGCGCGGTTCTTTTGCTGCTACATCTTCTGGAGCGTCATTTTCCTGGCGATTTTCTTGCCCATCTTGTACGGCCAGCCCGCTCTTTGCAGAATGCCCTACTGACTTTCACAgtttcctcctcatcattccTGCTATCTCTCAGAATGTCCTTGATAGGGGGACGCTTCTGCTCGTGAATGCGACAATTCTCGAGCCGCGGCCTGATTCGGTTTTGCTTACGCTCGAAGCTGCTCTGGATCTTCCAATTGCGCTGCCCGTGCGAATAGAGCCGTTTGACCTGCACGTCTACAATCAGGACATAGAAGGCAACAACACCATCTTTACAACGCATCTTGATGGCACCATTATCCACGGGAACACCACGCTCGGGGTCAAGGGCGTACGCACCCCATTGAACGTGCCCCTGTGGACAGACTACGTCCACAAAGTTGTATTTGAGCCGCATGCGCCGTTACCTGTGAAAGGAGAAACAAATGCATATCTCGGTAAACTGAAAAACCATGTCAAGCTTGACAAGAACATCCATCAGAACAGTAAGTCCTCGAGGGAGACGTTCCGATACAGCGAGCTAACGATTCCAGCCCTCAACAAAtttcctggcttctctatCGACGATCCCAAGTTGGTGTTGGATCAGCCCGATCATAATTTGGTGGCCAACGCAACCCTCCCTAATCTGTCCGTCATGACGTTGCAAATTGTAAGTCTTCCGTTTTCAATGACCGAAGGATAAACTAACCAGCCAAGGGAACGACCATGCTCGACCTCAAAGCCGGCAACTACACACTCGGCAACGCAACCATTGACAATCTCATCCTCTACCCGGGCAATCACTCGGTTCCGGTGAAGGGCACCCTGGACCTTGATTACCTCATGGCGAATCTTCACGGTATTCTCGAGACGCAAGGGGACGCTTTAAGCCGAGGAGTCTTGCGGCTTGACGCAGTCGGCCGGTCGGCTACCTACGACGGCCAGCTGGTCCCGTATTACACCGAGGCTTTGAAGCAGCTCACACTCTCTGCGGATGTTTCGCTTGGGGGGCTGGTGATGAACACGATGCAGGGCGTCCTTAGCCCGAACGGGACGAACATCTTCCACAACCTGACGAACCCGGATGGACCAACAAATATCCACGATATTATGAACTCGATTGACGATCCGGATGGGAGCTTGGGGCTGAATAAAACGACAACAAATTCATAGCTGAACCCAGGGTGGCTTAGTACAGGTTATGATTTATGATGTATATACTCCGATCTGCTTTGCTTATACGATCGCCTAATATCGCCTAATAGACT encodes the following:
- a CDS encoding putative C6 finger domain protein (transcript_id=CADANIAT00004800) — protein: MSKRPLDESPAHSGSPPSEQLTHNSLLPINDLLSPTPEQQSTGSKKPRNFIATVACETCRLKKTRCDESRPKCGLCKSLGQECVYNERKTSKRDHSLTLIMSTLHRLETKLENVPVNVRNEIQALQTQMSRPPDGQTDMNTPGQATAAPRHDRQVSAGTPRTLIPAGEPEVFEFDERPNAVLANGLVSISFSQHGVVLWPGARKILPQRFLEAHEKLGKNYVIDTEMNRPPLPMYIYPFPSQAGDDWLETLPLAMIKGLSTAFFATINPFTPIMDKNFYFAFTLGAAIESGFGYTMESCLVLIIMALGCLAVHAHHEGDYPLPGSRGNHFEPPEWLGVVQEEPPGLRFFNEARRRIGFLMCDNDIQSCQFYLLSSANRVQSLLSANSPPYGFMGYDPPRCYRLSLDLNKPSHDVNFDEWEGDMKSRVFWNCLMNETILVQELHLPPSGLSRFEEVVPIPKFIGFETLGFVPARFSPADEIDDSFFQYHFLAQVAHRIILTRIRHSLYFYSDSGTFPKPAVNAELHHQLEQWRLNLPSGLQFSDIPPTATAATAATPALNTTSPQTTTASPNPNPISPHPLSSTTNTTTTTRPLTPAVAVAEAMLRGRYMIAKFHIGRPYLYKALRIPSLLTEDDLEQIRRGLQNAMDWPIIHGIFRDMKSCIPIKFAFCSQFFGQILLFYCIAQSPDPRVRGTLPAGWERWNQEMLRFLEDCALYSPAVAKDLELLRLL
- a CDS encoding DUF3712 domain-containing protein (transcript_id=CADANIAT00004803); translation: MSSVSSPEKPAKVAPKNTLGSFRGPLAGSDVDIECIEKIPGEVSLVEPKVKQKRAQRVKRHFARFFCCYIFWSVIFLAIFLPIFFLLIIPAISQNVLDRGTLLLVNATILEPRPDSVLLTLEAALDLPIALPVRIEPFDLHVYNQDIEGNNTIFTTHLDGTIIHGNTTLGVKGVRTPLNVPLWTDYVHKVVFEPHAPLPVKGETNAYLGKLKNHVKLDKNIHQNTLNKFPGFSIDDPKLVLDQPDHNLVANATLPNLSVMTLQIGTTMLDLKAGNYTLGNATIDNLILYPGNHSVPVKGTLDLDYLMANLHGILETQGDALSRGVLRLDAVGRSATYDGQLVPYYTEALKQLTLSADVSLGGLVMNTMQGVLSPNGTNIFHNLTNPDGPTNIHDIMNSIDDPDGSLGLNKTTTNS
- a CDS encoding oxygenase MpaB family protein (transcript_id=CADANIAT00004802) — protein: MSLEEKRDIDRITPVPSSASSTKPQTATYNSNNSLSGLDNLQVLPKILQEGVIFVACGPAVLLQAAHPGLNTASSASSNLTDDLTSYLHAALSYIACLVLGSKDEKQALLARLGLGQPPLQSSLKVTSPTSQLWLVATIYATAADFYQRIYGAFDYRTAEAAYDEFALVLRYLSPTVLPSASAGDQSLSQVSWPSTRAEFWKYWDAELSKLVVSAAAHDVASELQKRDLPRGVGLTKPVLRAITIEMLPEHIRDGYGAKSTFMTRQLYATAIGLLRPVYPCLPKGWRSGPASYYLEEVRKEIK
- a CDS encoding DUF3425 domain-containing protein (transcript_id=CADANIAT00004801), with protein sequence MESPQESSNSTLVKWSGNRKHALADPEDDWAGLGDPKERRKRQNRINQRAFRQRRRAQQKKATIQDQIEEMIAKGEVTLLPRTSSSSSESSSPSSTYSAPYSSSTTVSHTNSNPLVYTWEKRMCFLGNEIDKLLERFSQKAVESYVLGSPSSDHLLTLCKVNVFRAFMTNMQTLGMSAGPEWMEDEAISPFSTSMPGYLPVEKLPVSLRPTRLQTSRMHHPWLDFFPFPRIRDNLIMAGDFDDHPLCEDIMGFWNVTDEACGLLVWGEAHDPRNWEASENFLRRWPWVVAGCPELLESTNRWRGSRGEKMIFRYL